Within Nitrosopumilus sp., the genomic segment ATTACAAAATATTGTTAAACGAAATGTAGAGTTGGTAGAATTTGATGATGATCCTGCAAAATTCTTGTCTAATTTACTAAATTCAAAACTAATTTCTGAAGTAAAAATAAATAAACGAAATGATGGGTCAAAACAGGCAATAGTAATGGTAGACCCAAGAAAGAAAGGAATTGTAGTTGGAAGAGAAGGTAGAAATGCAGAGAAAGCAAGACTACTTGCAAAACGATATTTTGATATTAGCAGTGTATTGATTAACAGTCCTGAACGGGCTACTATGGAGATGTAAGAATTGAGAAAATCACCACTTGGATTATTTGCTGGCAGAGTTTTAACAACTAAAAAGAAAAAACAGAGATGGGCAATCTCTACTTTCAAGAGAAGAAAATTAGGCATTGACAAAAAGGCTGACCCACTTGGTGGAGCTCCGCAAGCACGTGGAATTGTGTTAGAGAAAGTCGGCATTGCAGCAAAACAGCCAAACTCTGCTATCAGAAAATGTGTTAGAGTTCAACTAATTAAAAACGGAAAAACTGTAACTGCATTTTTGCCAAGAGACGGTGCAATGAATTTCATTGATGAACACGATGAAGTGCACATTCAAGGCATGGGTGCTACTCAAGGTGGTGCAATGGGAGATATTCCTGGAGTTAGATTCAAAGTTTTCAAAGTTAACGGTACTGCATTACACGAACTAGTAATCGGAAAGAAGGAGAAACCAAGGAGATAGATAAAATGGCACAAACAAAAAATTTACTATTATTTAGAAAATGGGATTTATCTGATATCGAAGTAAAAGATCCTGGCCTAAAGACTGCCATATCTTTGAGAAAACAAATCTTGCCTTACACTTATGGCCGTTCAGCATTAAAGAGATTCAACAAAGCAGATGTTAACATTGTTGAAAGACTAATCAACAAAACAATGCACTTTGGAAAAAAATATGCAAAGAACACTGGTCGAATGACTGGCAAGAAAACCAAGCTTCTCAATACCGTAAAGACTGCTTTTGATATTATTTCACTAAAAACCGGACAAAACCCTGTTGAAGTTTTGGTAAGGGCAATTGAATTTTCTGCACCAAACGAGGACACAACTCGAATCGTTTATGGTGGAACAGTTTACCATGTATCTGTAGATGTTGCTCCAATCAGAAGAGTAGACTTGGCACTAAAGTTCATTGCAGATGCTATTAAAGAGGCCACATTCTCAAATCCAAAACCAATTGAGGAACATATGGCAGAACAGCTAATGCTTGCAGCAGCAAATGATCCTGCAGCACCTTCTGTAAAGAAGAAAAACGAGCTTGAAAGAATAGCACAAGCATCTAGATAGTCATTTTACAAATTTTATCAGTAGCCCGAGGCAGATTCGAACTGCCGTCTCCGCCTATCCACTCTTGAGATCCAGAGGGCAGAATCCTTGACCGCTAGACTATCGGGCTACTTGAAGAAATTTTGATGTTTTAGAATATATTCATTTGTTGTAATCACTTTAGTCTAACTTCGCGAATTGCAGTTGCATAATCGCATGTTGCCCTCAATCTCATGTACGGTATTAATCTGAAATGAATGGAATAGATTGTTCCTTCTTTTCTGATAATTCCTTTTTGCAACAATGATGCAAGTCCTCTTGATGGAACATTGATTGTAATGTTTTTTTCTTTGCATATTTTGTCACGTTTGTCTTGAAACTGTTTTAGTGAAAAAGCAACATCGTTGATTTCTAAAATTAATGGCCAGACAATTTCTGCCCAAACAAATCTTCTGTTCTGAGTTGCAGAGGCATACTTTCCTTTTTCACTCAACATTAATAACATCTGCAAATGATGTTATAACTTGATTGTCCCAAAAAGAGATTGAAGAGTCACTTGATCTGTTGGAAAAGGATTGGGATGTTGATCCTATCCTTCGAAAATTTATGTTGGGAAAAATTACTGATGTTTCTGATTATCCAATCAAAGTCAAAGACGTTGTGTTTCATGTTCCTTATCTAAACTCTGAAAAAAAATACATTTTATGGAAATGCTACTGGCCTGACTGCCACAACTGCTGTGATAGACAGGGAAGACTACCATTAACCTCTGATGATCTAATTACCATTGGAAAAGGTTTGAAATACAAAAAGCCATCAGAATTTATCAAAAACGAAACTCTTACTGTCACGTATCAGGAGCCAGGACCCTCTGGGCAAATGACTACAATGACTACAATCAATCTTAAAAGAAAAACTGACGAAACTGAAGCTGATGATGGAACCCACATCTCATGTCGATTCTTAGATGAAAAGGGGGGCTGTAGCATGCATCCAGACAGGCCTGGCGTGTGCTATCTCTATCCTTTCTCAAGCTGGCTGGAAAATGAAAAGGGCAAGGCCCGTGTCCATGCCACATA encodes:
- a CDS encoding NusA-like transcription termination signal-binding factor, which encodes MTQSIKLTTDQMRMMSLFQNVTGATARDCVEDEKQDRVIFVVNTGKMGLAIGKGGIHIKSLQNIVKRNVELVEFDDDPAKFLSNLLNSKLISEVKINKRNDGSKQAIVMVDPRKKGIVVGREGRNAEKARLLAKRYFDISSVLINSPERATMEM
- a CDS encoding 30S ribosomal protein S12 — encoded protein: MRKSPLGLFAGRVLTTKKKKQRWAISTFKRRKLGIDKKADPLGGAPQARGIVLEKVGIAAKQPNSAIRKCVRVQLIKNGKTVTAFLPRDGAMNFIDEHDEVHIQGMGATQGGAMGDIPGVRFKVFKVNGTALHELVIGKKEKPRR
- a CDS encoding 30S ribosomal protein S7, which codes for MAQTKNLLLFRKWDLSDIEVKDPGLKTAISLRKQILPYTYGRSALKRFNKADVNIVERLINKTMHFGKKYAKNTGRMTGKKTKLLNTVKTAFDIISLKTGQNPVEVLVRAIEFSAPNEDTTRIVYGGTVYHVSVDVAPIRRVDLALKFIADAIKEATFSNPKPIEEHMAEQLMLAAANDPAAPSVKKKNELERIAQASR
- a CDS encoding YkgJ family cysteine cluster protein, whose translation is MSQKEIEESLDLLEKDWDVDPILRKFMLGKITDVSDYPIKVKDVVFHVPYLNSEKKYILWKCYWPDCHNCCDRQGRLPLTSDDLITIGKGLKYKKPSEFIKNETLTVTYQEPGPSGQMTTMTTINLKRKTDETEADDGTHISCRFLDEKGGCSMHPDRPGVCYLYPFSSWLENEKGKARVHATYQFTGDCPGFYLADSLDPMKDEFKDYSKTIYDYNMASNRTNREGFGSVSFS